A genomic window from Aricia agestis chromosome 8, ilAriAges1.1, whole genome shotgun sequence includes:
- the LOC121729443 gene encoding tubulin beta chain-like, which yields MREIVHVQVGRCGNQIGAKFWEVISDEHGIGPDGRYSGDSDLQLERINVYYNEGAAGKYVPRATLVDLEPTTMDSLRAGPYGELFRPDNIVYGATGAGNNWAKGYYTEGADLLEPALDVIRREAEGCDCLQGFQFIHSLGGGTGSGLGTLLLNHIREEYADRIILTFSVIPSPKVSDTVVEPYNATLAVNQLLENSDQSFCIDNEALYDICFRTLKLKTPTYGDLNHLVSSAMSGVTTCLRFPGQLNADLRKLAVNMVPYPRLHFFMPGFAPLTSRGSQPYQALTVPELTQQMFDAKNMMAACDPRHGRYLTVAAVFRGRMSMKEVDEQMLNVQNKNKDYFVKWIPNNVKTAVCDIPPRGLKMSAIFLGNTTAIQEIFKRIAEQFASMFRRKAFVHWYTGEGMDESDFSEADNNISDLISEYQQYQDATTDDNELEEEEVVEE from the exons ATGAGGGAAATAGTCCACGTTCAGGTCGGAAGATGCGGGAATCAAATAGGCGCAAAG TTCTGGGAGGTGATATCGGACGAGCACGGCATCGGCCCCGACGGCCGCTACTCCGGCGACAGCGACCTCCAGCTGGAGAGGATCAACGTCTACTACAACGAGGGCGCGGCCGGAAAATACGTGCCGAGGGCCACACTCGTCGACCTCGAACCCACGACCATGGACTCTCTCCGAGCCGGACCGTACGGCGAATTATTCCGGCCGGACAACATCGTTTACGGAGCAACCGGCGCAGGCAACAACTGGGCTAAAGGATACTACACGGAAGGTGCAGATTTGCTCGAACCGGCTCTAGATGTGATCAGGCGCGAAGCTGAAGGCTGTGACTGTCTTCAAGGATTCCAATTTATACACTCCCTCGGTGGTGGCACCGGCTCGGGCTTGGGGACGCTGCTCCTCAACCATATCCGAGAGGAGTACGCGGATAGGATCATTCTCACGTTCTCAGTGATACCCAGTCCCAAAGTATCTGACACCGTAGTAGAGCCTTACAACGCGACGCTGGCAGTTAACCAGCTACTCGAGAATTCTGATCAGAGCTTCTGTATAGACAACGAAGCGTTATACGACATCTGCTTCCGAACTCTCAAGCTGAAGACACCGACGTACGGGGATCTGAACCATCTAGTGTCATCTGCTATGTCAGGAGTCACAACTTGCTTGCGGTTTCCTGGACAACTAAACGCTGATTTACGGAAGCTAGCAGTGAATATGGTGCCGTACCCTCGTCTCCATTTCTTCATGCCTGGCTTCGCGCCGCTTACATCGAGAGGCAGTCAGCCTTACCAGGCTCTTACGGTCCCAGAGCTGACTCAGCAGATGTTCGACGCGAAGAACATGATGGCTGCCTGCGATCCTCGGCACGGCAGATACTTAACCGTAGCAGCGGTTTTCAGAGGACGAATGTCAATGAAGGAAGTCGATGAGCAAATGCTGAACGTCCAGAAtaagaataaggattatttcgTCAAATGGATACCCAACAACGTCAAGACAGCGGTCTGCGATATCCCTCCAAGGGGTTTGAAGATGTCTGCCATCTTTCTCGGGAATACCACGGCCATTCAGGAGATTTTCAAGCGGATAGCGGAACAGTTCGCGTCCATGTTTCGAAGGAAGGCCTTCGTGCATTGGTATACTGGGGAAGGGATGGATGAGAGCGATTTTTCAGAGGCAGACAATAATATCAGCGACCTGATATCGGAGTACCAGCAGTACCAAGACGCGACGACCGATGATAATGAGTTAGAAGAGGAAGAAGTCGTAGAGGAAtga
- the LOC121729424 gene encoding tubulin beta chain-like, whose protein sequence is MREIVHIQAGQCGNQIGAKFWEVISDEHGIDATGTHKGNSELQLERINVYYNEASSGKYVPRAILVDLEPGTMDSVRSGPFGEIFRPDNFVFGQSGAGNNWAKGHYTEGAELVDSVLDVVRKEAEGCDCLQGFQLTHSLGGGTGSGMGTLLISKIREEYPDRIMNTFSVVPSPKVSDTVVEPYNATLSVHQLVENTDETYCIDNEALYDICFRTLKLNTPTYGDLNHLVSATMSGVTTCLRFPGQLNADLRKLATNMVPFPRLHFFMPGFAPLTSRSNQQYRALSVPELTQQMFDARNMMAACDPRHGRYLTVAAVFRGRMSMKEVDEQMLNIQNKNSSYFVEWIPNNVKTAVCDVPPRGLKMSATFIGNTTAIQELFKRISEQFSAMFRRKAFLHWYTGEGMDEMEFTEAESNVNDLISEYQQYQDATADDEGDFEDEQLIEE, encoded by the exons ATGAGGGAAATCGTCCACATCCAGGCCGGCCAATGCGGAAACCAGATTGGGGCTAAG TTCTGGGAGGTGATCTCCGACGAGCATGGCATCGACGCGACCGGCACCCACAAGGGCAACTCCGAGCTGCAGCTGGAGCGTATCAACGTGTACTACAACGAGGCCTCCAGCGGCAAGTACGTGCCGAGAGCCATCCTCGTTGACCTTGAACCTGGCACCATGGACTCCGTGAGATCTGGGCCTTTCGGCGAAATATTCCGCCCGGACAACTTCGTTTTCGGCCAATCAGGCGCCGGGAACAACTGGGCGAAAGGACACTACACGGAAGGCGCGGAGCTTGTAGACTCGGTGCTGGACGTTGTTAGAAAGGAGGCGGAAGGCTGCGACTGCCTGCAGGGATTCCAGCTAACGCACTCGCTGGGCGGCGGGACCGGATCTGGTATGGGCACGCTGCTTATCTCCAAGATCAGGGAGGAGTACCCCGACAGGATTATGAACACGTTCTCCGTCGTGCCCAGCCCAAAGGTATCGGACACCGTCGTGGAGCCCTACAACGCCACCCTCTCGGTGCACCAGCTCGTCGAAAACACTGATGAGACGTACTGCATCGACAATGAGGCGCTCTACGACATTTGCTTCCGGACCCTGAAGCTAAACACTCCCACGTACGGTGATCTCAACCATCTGGTGTCAGCGACGATGTCCGGAGTTACCACCTGTCTGAGGTTCCCCGGGCAGCTGAACGCGGACTTGCGGAAGTTAGCCACCAACATGGTGCCCTTCCCGCGACTCCATTTCTTCATGCCCGGCTTCGCGCCACTCACGTCGCGTAGCAACCAGCAGTACCGAGCGCTGAGCGTCCCCGAGCTGACGCAGCAGATGTTCGATGCCAGAAACATGATGGCCGCCTGCGACCCGCGCCATGGCAGATATCTCACGGTCGCCGCCGTCTTCCGCGGCCGAATGTCCATGAAGGAGGTGGACGAGCAGATGCTCAACATCCAGAACAAGAACAGCTCGTACTTCGTCGAGTGGATCCCCAACAACGTAAAGACGGCGGTCTGCGATGTTCCCCCGCGGGGACTCAAGATGTCTGCCACGTTTATAGGCAACACGACGGCCATTCAGGAGCTGTTCAAGCGGATTTCAGAGCAGTTCTCGGCTATGTTCAGGCGGAAGGCTTTCCTCCACTGGTACACGGGTGAGGGCATGGACGAGATGGAGTTCACGGAGGCGGAGAGCAACGTCAACGACCTGATCTCGGAGTACCAGCAGTACCAGGACGCCACCGCTGATGATGAAGGGGATTTCGAAGACGAACAGCTAATAGAGGAGTAG